One Paenibacillus sp. FSL W8-0186 genomic window carries:
- a CDS encoding CarD family transcriptional regulator, with amino-acid sequence MGELIIYSGHGICRIDSISEKEISGVSRYYYDLHPLHAASLKISIPVDNKSILMLDLIKRDEAEKIIQSFKLPGIPWIEKNTERNHTYSKIVNTGHREEIAKMINTLMRQKLKVELNNKKFSQQDQNLLISTQQILFHEIAISLETSYEAILDEVNHIIQADFNCENKPEPSYPGSLDSK; translated from the coding sequence GTGGGTGAATTGATTATATATTCAGGACATGGCATATGCCGAATCGATAGTATAAGTGAAAAAGAAATTTCCGGCGTCTCAAGGTATTATTATGATTTACATCCGCTGCATGCTGCTAGTTTAAAAATCAGTATTCCAGTAGATAATAAGTCCATACTGATGTTGGATCTTATTAAACGGGATGAAGCAGAGAAAATTATTCAATCCTTTAAATTGCCAGGTATTCCTTGGATAGAAAAAAATACGGAACGGAATCATACCTATTCAAAAATCGTTAATACAGGTCATAGGGAAGAAATTGCAAAAATGATCAATACTCTAATGCGACAAAAGCTTAAGGTTGAACTAAACAATAAAAAGTTTAGCCAACAAGATCAGAATTTGTTAATCTCTACGCAGCAGATTTTGTTTCATGAGATTGCAATCTCATTGGAAACTAGCTACGAGGCCATATTGGACGAGGTTAATCATATCATTCAAGCTGACTTCAACTGCGAGAATAAACCTGAACCTAGTTATCCGGGTTCATTAGATAGTAAATGA
- a CDS encoding MarR family winged helix-turn-helix transcriptional regulator: MSSESQNLDLIDLISERHVLLRNLNSQLWNDSHDLYISNSEWFIMARIYKKQPTISYVTKQAGISRQATHKFIKNLESKGLVEIGKVQHNNKDKCIRLTKFGEECYEKNEIIKATLEAKIIESIGVEQAIQLKEILQSDWRL; encoded by the coding sequence ATGAGTTCAGAATCACAGAACTTAGACTTGATAGACTTGATTAGCGAGCGTCATGTCCTGCTTCGCAACTTGAATAGCCAATTGTGGAATGATAGTCATGACCTCTATATATCTAATTCGGAATGGTTTATTATGGCGAGAATATACAAGAAGCAGCCAACGATATCCTATGTTACCAAACAAGCAGGCATTTCTCGGCAGGCTACTCATAAATTCATTAAAAATCTGGAATCCAAGGGATTAGTTGAAATTGGCAAGGTACAACATAACAATAAAGATAAATGCATACGATTAACAAAATTTGGTGAAGAATGCTATGAAAAAAATGAGATCATCAAAGCAACACTTGAGGCAAAAATCATCGAATCCATCGGGGTTGAACAAGCAATCCAGCTTAAAGAGATTTTACAATCCGATTGGAGGCTATAA
- a CDS encoding zinc-binding dehydrogenase codes for MQRANQADLEELKKWIEEGKVKPIIDASYPLHDIQQAFRYLEEGHAKGKVVISM; via the coding sequence TTGCAGAGGGCTAATCAAGCCGATTTAGAGGAACTAAAGAAGTGGATTGAAGAAGGCAAAGTCAAACCTATAATTGATGCGAGCTATCCGCTTCATGATATTCAACAAGCTTTTCGATATTTGGAAGAAGGCCATGCGAAGGGGAAAGTTGTTATTTCGATGTGA
- a CDS encoding MATE family efflux transporter, with product MTLTDRIPSWKKLSLFAVTWPILIDSVLRMMLGTVDVFMLSRISDKVTGAVGLANEIIYFCILMFGFVGIGTSVAVAQYIGAGREREAGRISANAITLNLIFGVLVSLVLFLYGEPILHLMKLNPEQIGIASHYLKIIGGFIWIEALSYAVSSVIRSTGHTKSVMFVTLGVNLVHVAGNYLLIFGNFGFPELGVTGAAISTVVSRLLGIIVLFIILYRRSPAPIRAKDYVVWNGTYVKQILHVGLPAAGEHLAWQSQYLMIISFVNMIGITALNTHVYVMNISNYFMALALAIGAGTEIIVGQMVGAGEMKEAYKRLMRSVRISFGLTLGIVGIASLFRHDLIGMFTKDPEIIAAGAGIFLLSIILEPGRTFNMVIINSLRAAGDARFPVLMGVLSMWGVSVPLAYVLGVHFGIGLLGIWIAFTVDEWLRGMIMLLRWRSRAWEKKALVKPVSAPDSGMGAQV from the coding sequence GTGACATTAACCGATCGTATTCCATCATGGAAAAAACTTAGTCTTTTTGCTGTAACTTGGCCGATTCTCATCGATTCCGTGCTGCGGATGATGCTGGGCACAGTGGACGTGTTCATGTTAAGCCGCATCTCCGATAAGGTGACCGGGGCCGTAGGTTTAGCCAACGAAATTATTTACTTCTGCATACTGATGTTCGGCTTTGTTGGCATCGGCACTAGCGTCGCGGTTGCCCAGTATATCGGCGCCGGGCGGGAGAGAGAAGCGGGCCGCATTTCGGCCAACGCCATTACGTTAAATCTGATATTCGGGGTGCTCGTCAGCCTGGTCCTGTTTTTGTATGGGGAGCCTATTTTACATTTGATGAAGTTAAATCCCGAGCAAATCGGAATTGCAAGTCATTATTTAAAAATTATCGGCGGTTTTATCTGGATCGAGGCGCTCTCTTATGCGGTTTCGTCAGTGATCCGTTCGACCGGACACACCAAAAGCGTGATGTTTGTCACCCTGGGTGTCAATCTTGTACACGTTGCAGGAAACTATCTGCTTATTTTCGGGAACTTCGGCTTTCCGGAGCTAGGCGTGACGGGAGCGGCCATATCCACGGTCGTTAGCCGCTTGCTCGGCATTATCGTTCTGTTTATCATTCTATATCGCCGGAGTCCTGCACCGATTCGTGCTAAAGATTACGTGGTTTGGAATGGCACTTACGTAAAACAGATTTTGCACGTCGGCTTGCCAGCTGCTGGCGAACATCTTGCGTGGCAGTCGCAGTACCTCATGATCATCAGTTTCGTCAATATGATCGGCATCACTGCGCTAAATACCCATGTTTACGTCATGAACATCTCGAACTATTTTATGGCGCTTGCTTTGGCGATCGGAGCAGGTACGGAAATTATTGTCGGACAAATGGTCGGAGCGGGGGAAATGAAAGAGGCCTACAAGCGACTCATGAGAAGCGTGAGGATCAGCTTTGGGTTAACTTTAGGTATTGTAGGTATTGCATCGCTGTTCCGGCATGACCTGATCGGCATGTTCACGAAAGACCCGGAGATCATTGCCGCCGGGGCGGGTATTTTTCTGCTCTCCATTATTCTCGAACCCGGCCGGACGTTTAATATGGTCATCATCAATTCGCTGCGGGCTGCCGGGGATGCGCGTTTTCCTGTATTGATGGGCGTGCTCTCGATGTGGGGTGTCTCGGTGCCGCTTGCTTATGTACTTGGCGTTCATTTCGGGATCGGGCTGCTTGGGATATGGATCGCTTTCACGGTAGATGAATGGCTGCGCGGCATGATCATGCTGCTTCGCTGGAGAAGCCGGGCCTGGGAGAAGAAGGCGCTCGTGAAGCCTGTTTCTGCCCCGGACAGTGGCATGGGGGCGCAGGTTTGA
- a CDS encoding SRPBCC family protein, producing the protein MGTNNPTKVTVQTVVQAPIEKVWGCWTGPEHITKWNQASEDWHAPRAENDLRAGGKFMTRMEAKDGSMGFDFAGVYDEVKPHEWISYTMADGRRVEITFTDQGGETKVVETFDAESTHPVEFQQAGWQAIMDNFKKYTEQF; encoded by the coding sequence ATGGGAACAAATAATCCGACGAAAGTAACTGTTCAGACAGTTGTTCAAGCGCCTATTGAAAAGGTATGGGGCTGTTGGACGGGGCCGGAGCATATTACGAAGTGGAATCAAGCTTCCGAGGATTGGCATGCGCCGAGGGCAGAGAATGATTTACGGGCTGGCGGCAAGTTTATGACCCGAATGGAAGCGAAGGATGGCAGCATGGGGTTTGATTTTGCTGGAGTATATGACGAAGTGAAGCCGCATGAATGGATCTCATATACGATGGCAGATGGGAGAAGGGTCGAGATCACCTTCACGGATCAAGGCGGCGAAACGAAGGTCGTTGAAACGTTTGATGCAGAGAGTACGCATCCAGTTGAGTTCCAGCAAGCAGGCTGGCAAGCGATTATGGACAATTTCAAAAAGTACACGGAACAATTCTAG
- a CDS encoding sigma-70 family RNA polymerase sigma factor, which translates to MTETALDLQLLESLKPGLTSYCYRMLGSIEDADDAVQETYIRVWQSWDSFRQESSHKTWIYRIASNLCLDKLRQAKRRTLPVDLSDPAVTIVEPRETLPDSSWIWLAPDFGENPEDVLIRKDTLQICFIALLQTLPPRQRAVLILKDVFDWSSKQIAETLGMSPAAVNSALQRARETMSRTRLRSDELSRMDNEPDRELLSRYVDAFEQFDIDALVALFHEEGCLSMPPFAMWVRGKDDLCKFFSLTRWHCEGSRFIPVTVNGGYPAFAQYIPSLEASSVLTPWGIHVIEVRDRKILHVQIFINAKLFSRFGLPEQIHR; encoded by the coding sequence GGGCTAACATCGTATTGCTACCGAATGTTGGGTTCTATCGAGGACGCAGACGATGCAGTCCAGGAAACCTACATCCGTGTTTGGCAAAGCTGGGATTCATTCAGGCAGGAGTCGTCCCACAAAACATGGATTTATCGAATTGCCTCCAATTTGTGCCTGGACAAACTGAGACAAGCCAAACGCCGTACCCTGCCCGTTGATCTGTCCGATCCGGCGGTCACCATCGTCGAACCGCGCGAAACGCTGCCCGACTCTTCATGGATATGGCTTGCTCCTGACTTTGGAGAGAATCCCGAAGATGTGCTTATTCGCAAAGATACCCTGCAGATCTGCTTCATCGCACTTTTACAAACCTTACCGCCGCGCCAACGTGCCGTTCTTATATTAAAGGATGTTTTCGACTGGTCCTCCAAACAGATCGCAGAAACCTTGGGGATGTCGCCGGCGGCCGTGAATAGCGCTTTGCAAAGAGCCAGGGAGACGATGAGCCGTACCCGGCTCCGTTCCGACGAGCTCAGCCGGATGGATAATGAACCTGATCGTGAGCTGCTGTCACGGTATGTGGATGCCTTCGAACAATTTGATATCGATGCGCTGGTCGCACTATTTCATGAGGAGGGCTGTTTGTCCATGCCGCCTTTTGCTATGTGGGTGCGAGGGAAGGATGATTTGTGCAAGTTTTTCTCATTGACTCGCTGGCATTGCGAGGGCTCCCGCTTTATACCGGTTACGGTGAACGGCGGATATCCTGCTTTTGCGCAGTATATACCGAGCCTTGAAGCATCATCTGTGCTCACCCCTTGGGGAATTCACGTGATTGAAGTCAGAGACCGGAAAATACTCCATGTCCAAATTTTTATTAACGCCAAATTATTTTCCCGATTTGGGCTGCCGGAGCAAATTCACCGATGA